The segment TTGACACAACCCACGCCTCATGCGCTTTATAGTGTGCGATTGCTGCTTGAGCCTCCTGGACTGCACTTATACCTACATTTTTACTGTGTCGTTTCGCTTGAACTACGATCCGTTTTCCTTCTTTTTGGATTACTAGATCGGCCCCGAAGTCTCCTGTGGATCTTGTAACGTCAACTTTGTACCCTTGAGATTTAAACAAGAGTCCTAGGTAGTGCTCGAATTGTCTTCCATCCATCTGGTCAATATCCGAGATACCGGACCTTTTCAGCTTTTCTACCCTTTTTCCTCTCCTATAGATTGAAAAACTGATAATGATACCGAGCACTATTCCTGCTGTAATTCCGGCCATTTTAAAAGACTGCGTGTACCAAAATACACCCCAAAAAACAAATAAGACAACCGCTCCTAACAATTCCGCAATTGGATCGCCATTTTTCCTTCGTCTTTTACCCATATTCTTTCAAGGCTCCTGTCGCTTTTTTGATAGTCCTTATCCTTTTAACCACTTCAATTTTTCCTTAATTTGTTCGCGGCTTGGCTGCGTATACCGAGCTGTTGTTGATATGGCAGGTGTTCCTTTTCTAGTGATATGACCCAAATAAAAAGCAATCTCCTCTAACGTCCACCCTACCTCTCGGCACCGGTGAGCAAAGTCATGTCGCAAGTCGTGGTAGGTTATGTCCTTAATCAGTTCCCATTCATCATTTCTTGCTTGTTTTTTTAGACTTCGGAACCAATGATGTATTCCGTTCTCCGTCAATCGGTCGGCGCGCTGGGACACAAAAACATAGGGGCTACTTTTTCGTGCCCGTTCTTCTGAACGGATCCATTCATACAGCGGTCGGCGGACTTCATTGATCAGGTCGATGACCCGGCGTTTCCCCCCCTTATATCCAACTTCTACCGAGCCGATTTTTGGTCCCAGGGAACAATCCTCCAGCTTCAACCAAGCTACATCACTCACACGACAGCCTGCCCAAAACCCCAAGGCAAAGATTGCCTCGTTACGCAGATCTCCTTCCCGCTCAACTAAATTTCGCAGTATGTATCGTTGATCCTCAGTAAGAACGCGTGGAGCCATTAAGGGCTGGGCGGGTACGTCGATACCATTAGCCGGATTCTTCGATAATTCCCCGCGCTCGATTAGCCAGTTTGAAAAGGAACTGATGGCATATTTGACCCTGTTTCTATGCGAAACGCTGTAATTATTACTGGCCAGCTCATCCAAATACACGGTCAGAGCCGTTTTGGTAAGACTTGAAGGCTGAAACCTACCTTCCGATCCTGGCTTTGTGGAAATCCACTCCATGAATTGCCGCAGCGCTCGACCGTAGGCATCGGCCGTTCCCTCAGAAAACCGAGGATTTGATGCTAAGAACCTTTCGACGTAATTCTCCTCCGGCCTTTGAAACGGTACAACCTTCACAATGATTCCCTCCTGGAGTGCTGCCGCCCAATTATCGCAAAGGGCGCACTTCCGATTTTTTGACTAGTTTTAATTGATTTAGACTTTTCCAGTTCACCAATAACATCAATGGTTGCACTTGGATTACAACGCCATCACCGTATTCGACGTGATAAACAGGATCACCAGGCGCTATAAAATTTCCTTTTTCGTGGTCCCGATCACCATTCATCAAGCAAAGCCCCCACTTTCGTTAATCATCAGAGCGAAATTCTCCTTTTTGTGCGAGATCACATATGCAAGACTTCTTCCGTTTAAAGCAAACTCTTTAATATGTCCCTGAGCGTCCACATAAACTCTTTCCCAGGTTACAATTACCGATTCAATAAGGTGATAGTGAGCGAAATCGTTAAACATCATTTTGGTAAAAGCATGCATCAGTTGCTTTACTCTCCGGTCCTCAATGCCCAAAGGGTAAGTAACTGTAAACGATCCATTCATACAACCCCCTCCTTTTCTCCATACACAATAAGTTAAAAATCACTCACCCAATGCTCGCAAAGGTAATCCACAAATCTGAATTGCTTTCTCAATTTCCTTTTGTAACGTAGGATTATTAAGACGCCTGGACAAGTCTCCTGCTTTAAGTAACGAGCGAATTGCTGCTCGAACATAAGAAGAAACATCATTAGCTAACTGTTCACGATAAAAGCAATCAGCACACAAAGAAGTTTCAGCATCTACTTCCATTACTCGACAATGATCACCACAAGCATTACACCTGCCAATAAACTGAGCTTCCCAACTCATAAACAACTACCTCCATTGAGCACTTTGTAAGGTCAATCTTCTTGTATATGTTCATCACAGCGCCGAGAACCTACAAGGTACTCAGGTTCCCCACAATATTCACACTCCGAACTTTTTTTGGCGTTATAACCCATCCCAAAGTTTTTTCACAATCAAGTTTTGCCTGCCAGAGCAAGTCGAATGAGGATTTTTCCTCTTCCTTCAAAACTGTATGATATGGCAAAATCTCAAGAAGCATATCAGTCGTCCAATTCTCCCTTTTGGAGTAGTCAATCATATGATCCTCCCCTTTCTTATCAAACTGAGCATTCTGGATAAATCGGCTCTATTCGTGTTAAATGATCGAACGGTATTCCCGTTTTATATCTCGTTGGCTCAACTGCAACAGCAGCAAGCCCTTTTTGCTTTTACCGATCAACTGGAATCCTGCTTTTTTAAAACAAAAACCTGGATTTCTGGATGCTACCTTCTCAGCATCTACATACGTGATAATCCCATCCTTTGGCGGCAGCCCCCATTGTTTCAGTGTTGCTCTTACTGCCCACCGGATCATATCGGAACTGAGATATCCTGACTCGTTGCGGAATATCGTGCATTCCCAGGCATCTAAGCCATCGTCACGTATTCCCGACCAAGTAACCCATAAAGCATCCGCCAGAGCTGTCCGCAATACCAAATTGTGTCCTGGACGACAAAACTGTTTGTTTCCGACTGATTGACGGGAATAATGCCGATCTGCCAATTCTCGGCAGTTTCGATCCCCCTTGTCGGTTACGAACCACATGCCATATCGCAGAAAAGTGACGTCACTATTCTGTTTTCTTCTGGCCTTCTCGACCATATTTACTATCCAAGTCGCCAAGGAAACATTTTGATTTTTCGCTTCCTTCATCCACGAATGTTTCAAATCTTCGGGAAGAGTCAACGGATACCGAGGATGTGTCGTCGCCATCGTATCCCCCCTTTTTACTATCTACACATTAAATTAAACTTGAAACTCCGTGAAGCATTCAAAACATTTCCAGGTAGTTTCACTGATCCATTCGACACTATTCGGAGATTCTTTCCCTTCACACTTCGGACAAATCGGTTTTTTTCGTTTCGGTTTGTCTCTAAAATCTTTCAACTCTATTTTTTTCAACACTTCCAATTCTTCAGAAGACAAAACTGTCCAATACACGTCTTCGTAGTCACCGTAGACATGACTTTGAAAAACAGTTACATAGTCATCGCTTTTCATAACAACAGTTTTAAAGCTCCCAGACGGACTAACCCTCTCATGTACGATTTCGTAACCTTGAGTAAAAGCAAAATCAATTTTTTCCTGCAACTTAACAAACATCAAACCCCTCCTTGTCATTTTTAGATTTTCAGCGACATATTGTTTCTTTTCATCTGTTCCACGCGTAGCCATTTGACTAGAAAAAACACGTTCAAATAACTGTTTTTTGTTGATCCGTGTGTGACAAATAACCTTTAACATTGCTCAATCCCATATATCCCCACTACCCTTCTTATCTGATTCAGTTTTAAGCATTTTCTTATCTTGAACCAATTTCTTCCTCCTTATTCATCACAAATATTCTGTTACGAGTTTTCGGCTCTCATTTTATCCTTTTCGATCTAAACTCTACCCAAATTATACCACAACTCGTAACAGAAGTAACATT is part of the Brevibacillus brevis genome and harbors:
- a CDS encoding restriction endonuclease, producing the protein MGKRRRKNGDPIAELLGAVVLFVFWGVFWYTQSFKMAGITAGIVLGIIISFSIYRRGKRVEKLKRSGISDIDQMDGRQFEHYLGLLFKSQGYKVDVTRSTGDFGADLVIQKEGKRIVVQAKRHSKNVGISAVQEAQAAIAHYKAHEAWVVSNRGYTEPAVKLAAANSVRLVDRVALIEMILQMNPDAIPSAEQVRREVPRAKEKCKVCGKEMVVRRSSKGEFLGCTGYPECRNTKSLTS
- a CDS encoding tyrosine-type recombinase/integrase, whose product is MKVVPFQRPEENYVERFLASNPRFSEGTADAYGRALRQFMEWISTKPGSEGRFQPSSLTKTALTVYLDELASNNYSVSHRNRVKYAISSFSNWLIERGELSKNPANGIDVPAQPLMAPRVLTEDQRYILRNLVEREGDLRNEAIFALGFWAGCRVSDVAWLKLEDCSLGPKIGSVEVGYKGGKRRVIDLINEVRRPLYEWIRSEERARKSSPYVFVSQRADRLTENGIHHWFRSLKKQARNDEWELIKDITYHDLRHDFAHRCREVGWTLEEIAFYLGHITRKGTPAISTTARYTQPSREQIKEKLKWLKG